From the genome of Glycine max cultivar Williams 82 chromosome 2, Glycine_max_v4.0, whole genome shotgun sequence, one region includes:
- the LOC100803240 gene encoding transcription factor bHLH94 translates to MALEAVVFPQDPFTYGCNNKDFLYSLVGGDGGGGGGSHEYGFQASSEDKPHVGIIINNNNIDHTLHANWDSSSPSVLQSVKEQWDSHSSPEACTVDQSLPRAFPLPPSSSSPEAAATGRRKRRRTKSAKNKEEIENQRMTHIAVERNRRKQMNEYLAVLRSLMPPSYVQRGDQASIIGGTINFVKELEQLLQCMKGQKKRTKEGSGFSDSSPFSEFFMFPQYSTRATQSSSSSSSKGYPGTCEANNNMARNPSSWAVADIEVTLVDGHANMKILCKKRPGMLLKMVVGLLSLGLSILHLNVTTVDDMVLTSVSVKVEEGCQLNTVDEIAAAVHQLSRTVQEEAVFS, encoded by the exons ATGGCCCTAGAGGCCGTGGTTTTCCCACAAGATCCATTCACTTACGGTTGCAACAACAAAGACTTCTTGTACTCGTTAGTAGgaggtgatggtggtggtggaggaggaagCCACGAGTACGGTTTCCAAGCATCATCAGAAGACAAACCCCATGTGGGAatcattatcaacaacaacaacatagaCCACACCCTGCATGCAAATTGGGATTCATCTTCTCCTTCGGTGTTGCAAAGTGTCAAAGAACAATGGGATTCACACTCCTCCCCTGAAGCTTGCACTGTTGATCAATCCCTCCCCAGAGCCTTCCCTCTTCCTCCTTCTTCTTCATCCCCCGAAGCCGCCGCCACCGGCCGCCGCAAACGACGTCGTACCAAGAGCGCCAAGAACAAGGAGGAGATCGAGAACCAGAGGATGACCCACATTGCAGTTGAGCGCAATAGAAGGAAGCAGATGAACGAGTACCTTGCCGTGCTTAGATCCTTGATGCCTCCTTCTTATGTACAAAGG ggtgATCAAGCCTCTATTATTGGTGGCACCATTAACTTCGTGAAGGAGCTGGAGCAGCTTCTGCAGTGCATGAAGGGCCAGAAGAAGAGAACAAAGGAGGGTAGTGGCTTCTCTGACTCATCACCCTTTTCTGAGTTCTTCATGTTCCCCCAGTACTCGACACGTGCCACACagagcagcagcagcagcagcagcaaagGCTACCCTGGCACGTGCGAGGCCAATAACAACATGGCACGGAACCCTTCATCATGGGCCGTGGCGGACATAGAAGTGACCTTGGTGGATGGCCATGCCAACATGAAGATACTCTGCAAGAAACGACCAGGGATGCTTTTGAAGATGGTTGTTGGTCTTTTAAGTCTTGGTCTCAGCATTCTCCACCTTAATGTTACCACTGTTGACGATATGGTCCTTACCTCAGTTAGTGTTAAG